In one Bufo gargarizans isolate SCDJY-AF-19 chromosome 11, ASM1485885v1, whole genome shotgun sequence genomic region, the following are encoded:
- the LOC122921634 gene encoding low affinity immunoglobulin gamma Fc region receptor II-like isoform X1 has translation MIYCASVDRTKCTMRAQIIILIISATTEHCGAEVKPVVTFTPKWRIIFPYESVTISCNVGSTTQGNLRYYWSKDGKALSQSHHQRAIKIESASDENTGSYQCWVKAELKSDAVRLEVVGTPLILQTPSVVYVGEPLTLRCHSFFSYKKTNTTFYKNKTAIHFSVNDTELRFTSVDWNVAGSYSCSQKILLHETYKTFNATATVSVQERPHIMTLRSPWILVIALLLLLSAALLIFMWQQKLQNRGQHLEHSITEPLRKCGSEEDDVCYTYIGMNHVQTALPAQQPDDDYSIVYSLVTPAVGTVE, from the exons ATGATTTATTGTGCAAGTGTGGATCGGACCAAGTGCACCATGAGAGCTCAGATCATCATCCTCATTATCT cCGCCACAACAGAACACTGTG GGGCCGAAGTCAAACCTGTGGTGACCTTTACACCCAAATGGAGGATTatatttccatatgaatcagtgaCGATATCCTGTAACGTGGGATCTACGACTCAGGGGAACCTAAGATACTACTGGTCCAAAGATGGTAAAGCACTGTCTCAAAGTCATCATCAAAGGGCAATCAAAATCGAGTCAGCATCGGATGAGAATACAGGGAGTTACCAATGCTGGGTCAAAGCTGAGCTCAAAAGTGATGCAGTCAGACTAGAAGTGGTCGGCA CCCCTCTGATCCTGCAGACTCCGTCAGTCGTCTACGTAGGGGAACCACTGACTCTGAGATGTCACAGTTTTTTTAGTTACAAAAAGACAAACACAACCTTCTACAAGAATAAAACTGCCATTCACTTCTCCGTCAACGACACCGAGTTGCGGTTTACAAGTGTAGACTGGAATGTGGCCGGGTCCTACAGCTGCTCCCAAAAAATACTCCTCCATGAGACATATAAGACATTCAATGCTACAGCAACTGTGTCCGTCCAAG AGCGGCCTCACATAATGACTCTGCGGTCTCCATGGATTTTGGTCATTGCCCTTCTTctcctgctctctgctgctctcctGATCTTCATGTGGCAACAAAAGCTTCAGAATAGAGGGCAACACCTTGAGCATTCCATCACAG AACCTCTGAGAAAATGTGGGTCTGAAGAAGATGATGTGTGTTACACGTATATAGGAATGAACCATGTACAGACAG CTTTGCCTGCTCAACAGCCAGAT GATGACTACTCCATTGTATATTCCTTGGTGACACCAGCAGTAGGCACAGTAGAATGA
- the LOC122921634 gene encoding low affinity immunoglobulin gamma Fc region receptor II-like isoform X2, whose translation MIYCASVDRTKCTMRAQIIILIISATTEHCGAEVKPVVTFTPKWRIIFPYESVTISCNVGSTTQGNLRYYWSKDGKALSQSHHQRAIKIESASDENTGSYQCWVKAELKSDAVRLEVVGTPLILQTPSVVYVGEPLTLRCHSFFSYKKTNTTFYKNKTAIHFSVNDTELRFTSVDWNVAGSYSCSQKILLHETYKTFNATATVSVQEPLRKCGSEEDDVCYTYIGMNHVQTALPAQQPDDDYSIVYSLVTPAVGTVE comes from the exons ATGATTTATTGTGCAAGTGTGGATCGGACCAAGTGCACCATGAGAGCTCAGATCATCATCCTCATTATCT cCGCCACAACAGAACACTGTG GGGCCGAAGTCAAACCTGTGGTGACCTTTACACCCAAATGGAGGATTatatttccatatgaatcagtgaCGATATCCTGTAACGTGGGATCTACGACTCAGGGGAACCTAAGATACTACTGGTCCAAAGATGGTAAAGCACTGTCTCAAAGTCATCATCAAAGGGCAATCAAAATCGAGTCAGCATCGGATGAGAATACAGGGAGTTACCAATGCTGGGTCAAAGCTGAGCTCAAAAGTGATGCAGTCAGACTAGAAGTGGTCGGCA CCCCTCTGATCCTGCAGACTCCGTCAGTCGTCTACGTAGGGGAACCACTGACTCTGAGATGTCACAGTTTTTTTAGTTACAAAAAGACAAACACAACCTTCTACAAGAATAAAACTGCCATTCACTTCTCCGTCAACGACACCGAGTTGCGGTTTACAAGTGTAGACTGGAATGTGGCCGGGTCCTACAGCTGCTCCCAAAAAATACTCCTCCATGAGACATATAAGACATTCAATGCTACAGCAACTGTGTCCGTCCAAG AACCTCTGAGAAAATGTGGGTCTGAAGAAGATGATGTGTGTTACACGTATATAGGAATGAACCATGTACAGACAG CTTTGCCTGCTCAACAGCCAGAT GATGACTACTCCATTGTATATTCCTTGGTGACACCAGCAGTAGGCACAGTAGAATGA